CGGAGTCAACGAAACCGAAGGCTGTTGGCAAGCGACTGCGGAAAACTTTTTCATGCATCACGGTACGCCCTGTCGCGTTTACAAAGAGAAGTTCAAAACGCGATTGGAAGAACTTGAGCTGCTTGATCAGGTCGATCCGAAAGTGTGGCGAAAGAAGTGGAATGTTGACATCAAACCGGTGGGTAACGGCCAAGCGGTGCTGAAGTACTTGGCTCCATACGTTTACCGCGTCGCGATCAGCGACAACCGGATCGTGTCGTGCACCGAAGACTCCGTCACGTATCGCTACACGCCTTCGGGCACGAAGCGAAGCAAGCGGCGGACGGTCAGCGGTCTTGATTTCACATTGGGGTTCTTGCAACACGTGCTGCCGCGCGGCTTTCAGAAAGTTCGCTACTACGGCTGGATGAGTCCCAACCATCGGATCCGTATCGAGGAAGTCCGTTGGATGGTCTGGTTGTTCTTGGGCTGGACGTTCACGCTGGCAATGTTAGCTCGAAAGGAAAGTCACTCTCCTCCAGCGAGCCGCTGCACGGACTGCGGTGGTCCGTTGTCGGTCATCAAGATCACTGATCGAAACCACCGAGTGATCTATAGCCGCGGGCCACCGCTGGAAAAGGCGAGCTAAACGATGCGGCTTACGATCGTTCGAACCGTCAAAAACGAAGCGTCACCAGGAGTGCGGTCGCAGACGGTCTGCGCAGGTCGCGAAAAACGAGGCCCGCAGCCGCACTGGCAGACAATCAGGAAACGCACAAAGCGGCCCAGTTGCTGGCTGCAACGTGGCACCCCGGGCCATCTCCGCCACCATCTTCAGCCCTGCGGTCACGCGACAAGAAAGCAAAACCCTACTTGAATTCTCTAGGCGATCGCTGAATCTTCAAAGCGTTCCACCGGCCTTCTTGAACCAAGGCCTTGAACATCGGCTCCGCTCGTGCCTCGCTCCGCGATGTCAAAGCCTAAATTGTTATCGTTCGTTCGGAATCGAACCAGCCCATTTACCCGCAACCCGACCGTCGGGTCGCACAGCCACAACAGCGTAGTGCGCATCGCTCGCGTATTTACGAAGTGAGAACGGTTCGACTTTGTCTTTTGGGGCGAGTTCATTTTCGGATGCAAGCATCACCATGGGGCTCATGAGATAGCCGTT
The nucleotide sequence above comes from Novipirellula galeiformis. Encoded proteins:
- a CDS encoding IS91 family transposase — encoded protein: MPTAASCLRQHAPALLQAFGNRVPLPMRIVLDAITRCRTGALGRVLIECERCQAKHLIGRSCGNRHCPNCQKHKTQSWLAKQSERLLPVHHFLVTFTVPEELRSLLRGHRREGYTAIFDCGSDTIRDVAGAMRSLAGCQLGFFGVLHTWGRDPMVYHPHVHFVVPGGGVNETEGCWQATAENFFMHHGTPCRVYKEKFKTRLEELELLDQVDPKVWRKKWNVDIKPVGNGQAVLKYLAPYVYRVAISDNRIVSCTEDSVTYRYTPSGTKRSKRRTVSGLDFTLGFLQHVLPRGFQKVRYYGWMSPNHRIRIEEVRWMVWLFLGWTFTLAMLARKESHSPPASRCTDCGGPLSVIKITDRNHRVIYSRGPPLEKAS